A genomic window from Thermithiobacillus tepidarius DSM 3134 includes:
- a CDS encoding Lrp/AsnC family transcriptional regulator translates to MVNALVMLTVARDKVNAVAEQLAEMPGISEVYSVAGRYDLVAIIRVRDNDSLAELVTNRLRQVEGILNSETLIAFRVHSRHDLEAMFTIGTEEEG, encoded by the coding sequence ATGGTGAACGCGCTGGTGATGCTGACGGTGGCAAGGGACAAGGTGAACGCGGTGGCCGAGCAGCTGGCGGAGATGCCGGGCATCAGCGAGGTCTATTCGGTGGCCGGCCGCTACGACCTGGTGGCGATCATCCGGGTGCGGGACAACGACAGCCTGGCGGAGCTGGTGACCAACCGGCTGCGGCAGGTGGAGGGTATTCTCAATTCGGAAACCCTCATCGCCTTCCGCGTCCATTCCCGCCATGACTTGGAAGCCATGTTCACCATCGGCACGGAAGAGGAGGGCTGA
- a CDS encoding histidine phosphatase family protein, whose protein sequence is MEIILARHGRSALFAAAPRSRQPFSAWARAYEASGIAGCPAPQAGQQGPLRELGLLVTSDLRRTLESARCLCAGAPLLVDPLFREAGLGSAFMEGVRLGPRTWGALAPALWLLGLPAGAESWRAVRTRAQRAAALLIEQAQRTDTVMLVGHLIFNAFVATELKKRGWRGPALPRSGYWQCSSYRRA, encoded by the coding sequence ATGGAAATCATTCTCGCAAGACACGGGCGGTCGGCGCTCTTTGCCGCGGCTCCGCGCAGCCGGCAGCCGTTCTCGGCCTGGGCGCGCGCCTACGAGGCCAGCGGCATTGCCGGCTGTCCCGCGCCGCAGGCAGGCCAGCAGGGCCCGTTGCGGGAGCTTGGGCTTCTGGTCACGAGCGATTTGCGCCGAACCCTGGAATCCGCCCGCTGCCTGTGCGCCGGAGCGCCGCTGCTGGTGGACCCGCTCTTTCGGGAGGCGGGGCTGGGCAGCGCCTTTATGGAGGGCGTGCGGCTCGGGCCCCGCACCTGGGGGGCGCTGGCGCCCGCCCTGTGGCTGCTGGGCCTGCCGGCGGGGGCGGAGTCCTGGCGCGCGGTGCGGACGCGGGCGCAGCGTGCCGCCGCGTTGCTGATCGAGCAGGCCCAGCGGACGGACACGGTCATGCTGGTCGGCCACTTGATTTTCAACGCTTTTGTCGCCACAGAACTCAAAAAGCGCGGCTGGCGCGGGCCCGCGCTGCCGCGCAGCGGCTATTGGCAATGCAGCAGCTATCGTCGCGCCTGA